Proteins encoded within one genomic window of Citricoccus muralis:
- the rpmH gene encoding 50S ribosomal protein L34, giving the protein MSKRTFQPNNRRRAKKHGFRARMRTRAGRAVLTARRSKGRAQLSA; this is encoded by the coding sequence GTGAGCAAGCGGACTTTTCAGCCGAATAACCGCCGTCGTGCGAAGAAGCACGGTTTCCGTGCACGCATGCGTACCCGCGCCGGCCGCGCCGTGCTGACTGCGCGCCGTAGCAAGGGCCGCGCACAGCTGTCTGCCTGA